Proteins from a genomic interval of Acetobacterium woodii DSM 1030:
- the ppx gene encoding exopolyphosphatase, whose translation MERRNIGVIDIGSNSVHLVIGEYYNNEYFQIIDDVKVNVRLNDGLAETGQLEKQRMAFGLETLSMFTSMCEAYEIEKIIAVATAAVRKASNGEAYVAQIKEKTGLDVEIISGEVEASMDYLGAINTLDVKDALLMDIGGGSTEFVLIKDRKKVDGISLPFGSIDLAEEFDLADEVTDQKLKDLDEFLKKAFDETPMLKKAKGLPVIGVGGTIRNVGRIHRSMIDYPLEIAHNYRMKSNDVKRICEMAAKMNFSERSNLKGLSKGRIDIFVGSSHTLERVMKHIDAPELIISNAGLRDGIIYNYFGYNEDNLVYDIFELSLVNIMLNFNVNIPHAYHVFKLAEKLFEQLQPIHGITQDVHKMIRASAMLHDVGIKIQFDNHHEHSFYIILNSGLLGIEQKELLISAFIALNHRTNKKIQIAEEYIVLLQDQERHLIDQLSLFLQISEYLDRSMDGVVKDINCVIMEKEVQLNVLTTGHSVFDDMIISECGKKFKRVFNRNLTISNKVVITHR comes from the coding sequence GTGGAAAGACGAAATATTGGCGTTATCGATATTGGATCAAATAGTGTTCATCTCGTCATTGGCGAGTATTATAATAATGAATATTTTCAGATTATCGATGATGTTAAGGTTAATGTCCGTTTAAATGATGGATTGGCAGAAACCGGTCAACTTGAAAAGCAACGAATGGCGTTTGGTTTAGAAACGTTGTCGATGTTTACAAGCATGTGCGAGGCCTATGAGATCGAAAAAATCATTGCGGTAGCAACTGCAGCCGTACGAAAGGCCTCTAACGGAGAAGCCTACGTTGCCCAAATCAAGGAAAAAACAGGTTTAGATGTTGAGATTATTTCTGGCGAAGTTGAAGCTTCAATGGACTATTTAGGTGCCATCAATACCCTCGATGTTAAAGATGCGCTACTGATGGACATTGGCGGTGGAAGTACGGAATTTGTGCTAATCAAAGATCGAAAAAAAGTGGATGGAATCAGTTTACCATTTGGATCAATCGATTTAGCTGAGGAATTCGATTTAGCGGATGAGGTGACCGACCAGAAATTAAAGGATTTAGATGAATTTTTAAAAAAAGCATTTGATGAAACGCCGATGCTAAAAAAAGCAAAAGGTTTACCGGTAATCGGAGTCGGCGGAACGATTCGAAATGTTGGCAGGATTCATCGCAGCATGATCGATTATCCGCTAGAAATTGCCCATAATTATCGAATGAAATCAAATGATGTTAAACGAATTTGTGAAATGGCCGCTAAGATGAATTTTTCTGAACGATCAAATCTAAAAGGATTGTCAAAAGGTCGAATTGATATTTTTGTGGGTTCTAGCCATACTCTTGAACGGGTCATGAAACACATTGACGCACCAGAGCTTATCATCAGCAATGCAGGTTTGCGCGATGGTATCATTTACAATTATTTTGGTTATAACGAGGATAATCTGGTTTATGATATCTTCGAATTGTCGTTAGTTAATATTATGCTTAATTTTAATGTTAACATTCCTCATGCTTATCATGTTTTTAAGCTTGCTGAAAAGTTATTTGAACAATTGCAGCCAATTCATGGGATTACTCAGGATGTTCATAAGATGATCCGCGCCAGTGCCATGCTGCACGATGTAGGCATCAAGATTCAATTTGATAACCATCATGAACATAGTTTTTATATTATCCTGAATTCAGGACTTTTGGGGATTGAACAAAAAGAACTTTTAATCAGTGCTTTCATTGCCCTCAATCATCGTACTAATAAAAAAATTCAAATTGCTGAAGAATATATTGTGTTACTTCAGGATCAAGAACGCCATCTCATTGATCAGCTTAGTTTATTTTTGCAAATTTCAGAGTATTTAGATCGCAGCATGGATGGTGTCGTGAAGGATATTAATTGTGTGATTATGGAAAAAGAAGTGCAACTCAATGTTCTGACAACCGGGCATTCCGTATTTGACGATATGATTATCAGTGAATGCGGTAAAAAGTTTAAACGGGTTTTTAATCGAAACCTAACGATTAGTAATAAGGTGGTTA
- a CDS encoding RNA degradosome polyphosphate kinase, with product MKNKLLINREISWLDFNYRVLEEAYDKCNLVMDRLKFLAITASNLDEFFMVRVAGIMDQINVGYSKKSMDGLTPLEQLAAINSLTQEMMARQYTCLSKSILPELNQNNIFFLDYDELDDEGKDFALHYFRHECYPVLTPQAIDSSRPFPLVKNNQVYLCIMLHDTEAKVKDEKDFMAILEIPKVLERIIALPKPNESDVYNYIFVENLISPFVHELFTGYEVKQVNEFRITRNGDLAIDEDEAEDLLIEIEKSIQQRKWGASIKLEVTKEMSKKMKKWLMNELEIKENELYELKGNLDLTCYMKFQNRHEFNELREPRYTPLISDEFYEKEDIFEVIREKDRLLHHPYQSFQTVVDFVKTASKDVDVLAIKQTLYRVSGDSPIIEALIQAAQNGKQVTVLVELKARFDEANNIVWAKKLEQAGCHVIYGLAGLKIHCKMILVVRKESDGIRRYVHLGTGNYNDVTAGLYTDLGMFTAKENYGSDVTTLFNLLSGYSHYTLWKKIEVAPKTLRNAFYIAIDREIENVKMGEKGKIIAKMNSLVDEGIVNKLYEASQAGVEIRLIVRGMCSLIPGLPDISENIVVHSIVGTFLEHSRIYYFYNQGKEDIYLSSADWMERNLNRRIETLFPVEDESLKKRLKDILDITLRDTIKTRVMTATGAYIRIDKRGKELLSCQEYFCKKAEDEFAAVKEKAILNRNIGGVR from the coding sequence GTGAAAAATAAATTGTTGATAAATCGGGAAATTAGTTGGTTGGATTTTAATTATCGGGTTTTAGAGGAAGCTTATGATAAATGTAATCTGGTTATGGATCGTTTAAAATTTTTAGCCATTACCGCATCAAATCTGGATGAGTTTTTTATGGTTCGAGTGGCTGGTATTATGGATCAGATCAACGTTGGTTATAGTAAAAAAAGTATGGACGGATTAACGCCACTCGAACAATTAGCGGCGATTAACAGTTTGACACAGGAAATGATGGCAAGGCAATATACCTGTTTATCAAAATCGATCTTGCCCGAGCTTAATCAGAATAATATCTTTTTTTTGGATTATGATGAATTGGATGATGAAGGTAAAGACTTTGCTTTGCATTATTTCAGGCACGAATGTTATCCGGTTTTAACCCCTCAGGCGATTGATAGTAGTCGCCCGTTTCCGCTCGTGAAAAATAACCAGGTGTACTTGTGCATTATGCTTCATGATACCGAAGCAAAGGTTAAGGATGAAAAAGATTTTATGGCGATTTTAGAGATCCCAAAGGTATTAGAACGAATCATTGCTCTTCCTAAACCGAACGAGTCGGATGTTTACAATTACATTTTTGTGGAAAATTTAATCAGCCCTTTTGTCCATGAGTTATTTACGGGTTATGAAGTTAAACAGGTGAATGAATTTAGAATTACCAGAAATGGTGATTTAGCCATTGATGAAGATGAAGCCGAAGATTTACTGATTGAGATTGAGAAGTCAATCCAACAGCGTAAATGGGGTGCCAGCATTAAACTCGAAGTCACCAAAGAGATGAGTAAAAAAATGAAAAAATGGCTCATGAATGAATTGGAAATTAAGGAAAATGAACTTTATGAGTTAAAAGGTAATCTTGATTTAACCTGCTATATGAAATTTCAGAATAGACATGAATTTAATGAACTTCGGGAACCGCGTTATACCCCGCTTATTTCTGATGAGTTTTATGAGAAGGAAGATATTTTTGAAGTGATTCGCGAAAAAGATCGCTTGCTTCACCACCCTTATCAATCGTTTCAAACGGTTGTCGATTTTGTTAAAACAGCATCGAAAGACGTCGATGTTTTGGCTATTAAGCAGACCCTTTATCGCGTAAGTGGGGATTCGCCGATTATCGAAGCTTTAATTCAGGCCGCGCAAAATGGCAAACAAGTTACGGTATTAGTGGAACTTAAGGCCCGTTTTGACGAAGCCAATAATATCGTTTGGGCGAAAAAGTTGGAACAGGCCGGATGTCATGTAATCTATGGACTGGCCGGTCTAAAGATTCACTGTAAAATGATTTTGGTGGTCCGAAAAGAATCGGATGGAATTCGGCGTTATGTCCATTTAGGAACCGGAAATTATAATGATGTAACAGCTGGTTTATATACGGATTTGGGGATGTTTACGGCTAAAGAAAATTATGGTTCCGATGTTACAACGCTTTTTAATCTGCTTTCGGGGTATAGTCATTACACGTTATGGAAAAAGATTGAAGTCGCGCCCAAAACATTGAGAAATGCTTTTTATATTGCTATTGATCGTGAAATTGAAAACGTGAAAATGGGAGAAAAAGGGAAAATTATTGCCAAAATGAATTCGCTGGTGGATGAAGGGATCGTCAACAAACTTTATGAAGCATCTCAGGCCGGCGTTGAAATTCGATTGATTGTTCGGGGTATGTGCTCTTTAATTCCGGGATTGCCAGATATCAGCGAGAATATCGTTGTTCATAGTATCGTCGGGACTTTTCTTGAACACAGTCGAATTTACTATTTTTATAATCAGGGCAAAGAAGATATTTATCTGTCAAGTGCCGACTGGATGGAACGAAATTTAAACCGGCGGATTGAAACACTATTTCCGGTTGAAGACGAAAGTCTCAAAAAACGACTCAAAGATATTTTAGATATAACCTTAAGGGATACAATTAAGACACGAGTAATGACCGCAACCGGAGCCTATATTCGAATCGACAAGCGTGGCAAAGAATTACTTTCCTGTCAGGAATACTTCTGCAAAAAAGCTGAAGACGAATTTGCAGCGGTGAAGGAAAAAGCAATTCTAAACCGAAATATTGGAGGAGTGAGATAG